One window from the genome of Kineosporia corallincola encodes:
- a CDS encoding SGNH/GDSL hydrolase family protein, with amino-acid sequence MCVAAVVAFFGVVVMQAGPASAGSRSWEYVALGDSYAAGVGAPPYDPAGGDCLRSPLNYAHVWAAEHPRVTLTDVTCSGAATDDVEAEQLSALSRRTKLVTLTIGGNDDSGFSRTLNACLGGTDAQCEAATQAGADYATNVLAGDLEALYTEVKQLAPRARVVVLNYPQLIDQGTGSCGAITPSSYRRGLIAGQIAALDAAISTATSQARVKLVDVRPDFVGHEACSADPWILGTNVASQTEWFHPNPAGHAAYGAALEAAIG; translated from the coding sequence CGTCGTGGTGATGCAGGCGGGACCGGCCAGTGCCGGCAGCAGGAGCTGGGAGTACGTGGCGCTCGGCGACTCCTACGCCGCCGGGGTCGGGGCCCCGCCGTACGACCCGGCCGGCGGTGACTGCCTGCGCAGCCCGCTGAACTACGCGCACGTGTGGGCCGCGGAGCACCCGCGGGTCACGCTGACCGACGTCACGTGCAGCGGCGCGGCCACCGACGACGTCGAGGCCGAGCAGCTGTCCGCACTCAGTCGCCGCACCAAGCTGGTCACCCTGACCATCGGCGGCAACGACGACAGCGGCTTCTCCCGCACCCTGAACGCCTGCCTCGGCGGCACCGACGCGCAGTGCGAGGCAGCCACCCAGGCCGGCGCCGACTACGCCACCAACGTGCTCGCCGGTGACCTGGAGGCGCTGTACACCGAGGTCAAGCAGCTGGCGCCGCGGGCCCGGGTGGTGGTGCTGAACTACCCGCAGCTGATCGACCAGGGCACCGGCAGCTGCGGGGCGATCACCCCCAGCTCCTACCGCCGGGGCCTGATCGCCGGCCAGATCGCCGCCCTCGACGCCGCCATCAGCACCGCGACCAGTCAGGCGCGGGTGAAACTGGTGGACGTCCGCCCGGACTTCGTGGGTCACGAGGCCTGCTCGGCCGACCCGTGGATCCTCGGGACGAACGTGGCGTCGCAGACCGAGTGGTTCCACCCGAACCCGGCCGGCCACGCCGCCTACGGCGCGGCGCTCGAGGCCGCCATCGGCTGA
- a CDS encoding BTAD domain-containing putative transcriptional regulator, with translation MTLDFRLLGRVEVRRDGEPVDIGGPKQRAVLASLLMRPRRVVPVEQLIDDLWPERPPARAVATVQVFVSQLRRALEPGRSRGQTATVLVTASPGYLLDVDPATVDAHRLTDLVTRGRAARDAGEPARAAELLAGAERLWQGPPLADVPDTPFVRTTAAGLTELRLGAADDRADAELALGRHAALIAELEQRAHRHPLRERVREQLMLALYRCGRQVEALAVYRATHQTLCRDLGLEPGVRLRDLEQAILRQDPALTWRPDPQLPAPRAGGDPGRVLVVDDTAINRKLLATAVTNLGHRAETAPDGHRALEMLREAGGAAGGFDVVLLDLLMPVLDGYATLAQIKADPALASVPVIMVSAVPELESVVRCIELGAVDYLPKPYSSALLKARLHASLHARRSATERESVLHNEIAALRAQVGSARAVSARVAGAQVTGAQVGSAQVVGAVPDGP, from the coding sequence ATGACCCTCGACTTCCGCCTGCTCGGACGCGTCGAGGTGCGCCGGGACGGGGAGCCGGTCGACATCGGCGGCCCCAAGCAGCGGGCCGTGCTCGCCTCGCTCCTGATGCGCCCGCGCCGCGTCGTGCCGGTCGAGCAGCTCATCGACGATCTGTGGCCGGAGCGTCCCCCGGCCCGCGCCGTGGCCACCGTGCAGGTCTTCGTCTCCCAGCTGCGCCGCGCCCTGGAACCCGGCCGCTCCCGGGGCCAGACCGCGACCGTGCTGGTCACCGCCTCACCCGGTTACCTTCTCGACGTCGATCCGGCAACGGTGGACGCCCATCGCCTCACCGATCTGGTCACCCGCGGACGCGCCGCACGCGACGCCGGCGAACCGGCCCGGGCGGCAGAGCTTCTCGCCGGGGCCGAGCGGCTGTGGCAGGGACCGCCGCTCGCCGACGTCCCGGACACCCCGTTCGTGCGCACCACCGCCGCCGGGCTCACCGAACTGCGCCTGGGTGCCGCCGACGACCGGGCCGACGCCGAACTCGCCCTCGGCCGCCACGCCGCCCTGATCGCCGAGCTGGAGCAGCGCGCCCACCGGCACCCGCTGCGCGAACGCGTGCGCGAGCAGCTGATGCTGGCCCTCTACCGCTGCGGCCGCCAGGTGGAGGCGCTCGCCGTCTACCGTGCCACCCACCAGACCCTGTGCCGCGACCTGGGCCTGGAACCCGGCGTGCGGCTGCGCGACCTGGAACAGGCCATCCTGCGCCAGGACCCGGCCCTGACCTGGCGGCCCGACCCGCAACTGCCCGCACCCCGGGCGGGCGGCGACCCCGGCCGGGTGCTCGTCGTCGACGACACCGCCATCAACCGCAAGCTCCTCGCGACGGCGGTGACGAACCTCGGGCACCGGGCCGAGACCGCCCCCGACGGCCACCGCGCCCTGGAGATGCTGCGCGAGGCCGGCGGCGCCGCAGGCGGATTCGACGTGGTGCTGCTCGACCTGCTGATGCCGGTGCTCGACGGCTACGCCACGCTGGCCCAGATCAAGGCGGACCCGGCCCTGGCCTCCGTGCCGGTGATCATGGTGTCGGCCGTGCCCGAGCTGGAGAGCGTGGTGCGCTGCATCGAGCTGGGCGCCGTCGACTACCTGCCCAAGCCCTACAGCTCCGCCCTGCTCAAGGCCCGGCTGCACGCGTCCCTGCACGCCCGCCGCTCGGCCACCGAGCGGGAGAGCGTGCTGCACAACGAGATCGCCGCGCTCCGGGCCCAGGTCGGCAGCGCCCGGGCGGTCAGTGCCCGGGTGGCCGGCGCGCAGGTGACCGGCGCCCAGGTCGGCAGCGCCCAGGTGGTCGGTGCCGTGCCGGACGGTCCGTGA
- a CDS encoding hybrid sensor histidine kinase/response regulator, whose amino-acid sequence MIRRPVSLRALVRTGVALAVLLLAALLLVSLEAESSVRQATAAEARRSQSLRLAYELRQTSDDLTRMARTYVVTGQTRYRDWFQEILAIRDGTAARPDNYDKIYWDVVTDTGERPSSFGAPVAFADLAAGAGFTPRELGLLATAKARSDALADIEEDAFALAARGGAANRQQATRMLFDASYLRAKDEIMQPIGQVLELVDTRTASGTARAGEQARAWSAAAIAAALLLFAGMALFVVVTRRAVLRPVAELDAATARIAAGEDEVRARVAGVGEIRSLAGRFNEMTAKVRTRSAELRLLQRVAAAAHRADDLPAAVDDVLTLVRAHTGWPRVRAYRPHAGRLVPLTAGTTVDSGRDLAGLPGRALTTGRTLWSGDPHPAIAVPVRAGRHENAGVVAVLEFLTDAPGDPDPVLLTLLSDVATQLGQVADRARSADALRQAAFAAQSASAAKSTFLATMSHEIRTPMNAVIGMSGLLLDGPLDTEQRHLTEVVHESAHSLLLLINDILDFSKIEAGRLHLERVPFHVGECLEAALELVSAEAGAKNVDLSLELAPGTPEAMIGDPTRIRQIMLNLLGNAVKFTDHGEISVTVSASAPDAGPPGQAVRPGQPVRPEPAGTPVWRFVVCDTGIGIPPGQLESVFESFTQVDDSTSRRYGGTGLGLAICRRLTDLMGGTITATSRDASALPALARPAAPGVPGTSGTTVTVTIPAAAATLERRDPVPDDTSALAGAHALIVGSIPRTRMAIGEKLFGEWGMRLDGTASPDVALGRLRAGRSYDVVVLDHRPPGTDALRLARAVRALPGGERIPIVLITSFARVPGTGVPPGVTVVTRPIRPAPLYRAMAAALKTLGEKPESSHGHTPAGPPDPAPTGGDGRAGPLRASTIGHQATHQATHRATHRATHPTAGKPLRILVADDHPVNQRLLLMRLDRLGHRADLVSSGTEAVAAVARRPYDVVLMDVRMPGLDGLEATRRIRANGGENTLVRPRIIALTAEAEPGARERCLAAGMDDYLTKPLIPADLGAALDRAVRHVLDPERVSQLSELVGHDPAALAGLADDFVTDAPALLHALTTDDPGTAAHALKSLAATFGATDLAGLCRRAETGTGDHAVLVSEIGAELERVVPALRALGR is encoded by the coding sequence GTGATCCGGCGGCCCGTGTCGCTGCGCGCCCTGGTGCGCACCGGCGTCGCCCTGGCCGTGCTCCTGCTGGCCGCGCTGCTGCTGGTCAGCCTGGAGGCCGAGAGCAGCGTGCGACAGGCCACCGCCGCCGAGGCCCGGCGCTCGCAGTCGCTGCGGCTGGCCTACGAGCTGCGCCAGACCTCCGACGACCTGACCCGGATGGCCCGCACCTATGTGGTCACCGGGCAGACCAGGTATCGCGACTGGTTCCAGGAGATCCTGGCCATCCGCGACGGAACGGCCGCCCGGCCGGACAACTACGACAAGATCTACTGGGACGTCGTGACCGACACCGGGGAACGCCCGTCGTCGTTCGGCGCTCCGGTCGCGTTCGCCGATCTGGCCGCCGGTGCCGGGTTCACCCCGCGCGAGCTCGGGCTGCTGGCCACGGCCAAGGCCCGGTCCGATGCCCTGGCCGACATCGAGGAGGACGCCTTCGCCCTGGCCGCCCGCGGTGGTGCGGCGAACCGGCAGCAGGCCACGCGGATGCTGTTCGACGCCTCCTACCTGCGGGCCAAGGACGAGATCATGCAGCCCATCGGCCAGGTGCTGGAACTCGTCGACACCCGCACCGCGAGCGGGACCGCCCGGGCCGGGGAGCAGGCCCGGGCCTGGTCGGCGGCCGCGATCGCGGCGGCGCTGCTGCTGTTCGCCGGCATGGCGCTGTTCGTGGTGGTGACCCGCCGGGCGGTGCTGCGGCCGGTCGCCGAGCTGGACGCGGCCACCGCCCGGATCGCCGCGGGGGAGGACGAGGTGCGGGCCCGGGTGGCCGGCGTCGGCGAGATCCGTTCGCTGGCAGGACGGTTCAATGAGATGACGGCGAAGGTGCGCACCCGGTCGGCCGAACTGCGCCTGTTGCAGCGGGTGGCGGCCGCGGCGCACCGGGCCGACGACCTGCCGGCAGCGGTGGACGACGTGCTCACCCTGGTCCGCGCGCACACCGGATGGCCGCGGGTGCGGGCCTACCGGCCCCACGCCGGCCGGCTGGTCCCGCTCACCGCCGGCACCACCGTGGACAGCGGCCGCGACCTGGCCGGCCTGCCCGGCCGGGCCCTCACCACCGGGCGCACGCTGTGGTCCGGCGACCCGCACCCGGCGATCGCCGTGCCGGTGCGCGCGGGACGGCACGAGAATGCCGGGGTGGTGGCGGTTCTGGAGTTCCTCACCGACGCACCGGGCGATCCCGACCCGGTGCTGCTGACCCTGCTGTCGGACGTGGCCACGCAACTCGGCCAGGTGGCCGACCGGGCCCGCTCCGCCGACGCCCTGCGGCAGGCGGCGTTCGCCGCGCAGAGCGCCAGCGCCGCCAAGAGCACCTTCCTGGCCACCATGAGTCACGAGATCCGTACCCCGATGAACGCGGTCATCGGGATGTCCGGCCTGCTGCTGGACGGGCCGCTGGACACCGAGCAGCGTCACCTCACCGAGGTGGTGCACGAGAGTGCGCACTCCCTGCTCCTTCTCATCAACGACATCCTCGACTTCTCCAAGATCGAGGCGGGCCGCCTGCATCTGGAGCGGGTGCCGTTCCATGTCGGCGAATGTCTGGAGGCCGCACTGGAACTGGTGTCGGCCGAGGCCGGGGCCAAGAACGTGGACCTGTCCCTCGAGCTCGCGCCCGGCACCCCCGAGGCGATGATCGGCGACCCCACCCGGATCCGCCAGATCATGCTCAACCTGCTCGGCAACGCGGTGAAGTTCACCGACCACGGCGAGATCTCGGTGACCGTGTCGGCCTCGGCGCCGGACGCGGGCCCGCCGGGTCAGGCGGTTCGGCCGGGTCAGCCGGTTCGGCCGGAACCCGCGGGGACGCCGGTGTGGCGGTTCGTGGTGTGCGACACCGGGATCGGGATCCCGCCGGGGCAGCTGGAATCCGTGTTCGAGTCGTTCACCCAGGTGGACGACTCCACCTCCCGGCGCTACGGGGGCACCGGCCTGGGCCTGGCCATCTGCCGCCGCCTCACCGACCTGATGGGCGGCACCATCACCGCCACCTCCCGGGACGCCTCCGCGCTCCCGGCCCTCGCCCGGCCGGCCGCCCCCGGCGTCCCGGGCACCTCCGGCACCACGGTGACGGTCACGATCCCGGCCGCCGCGGCCACCCTGGAACGCCGGGACCCGGTGCCCGACGACACCTCCGCCCTGGCCGGCGCGCACGCCCTGATCGTCGGCAGCATCCCGCGCACCCGCATGGCGATCGGCGAAAAGCTGTTCGGGGAATGGGGAATGCGCCTCGACGGCACCGCCTCGCCCGATGTCGCCCTGGGCCGGTTGCGCGCCGGGCGTTCCTACGACGTCGTGGTGCTCGACCACCGTCCGCCCGGCACCGACGCCCTGCGGCTGGCCCGGGCGGTCCGCGCGCTGCCCGGCGGCGAGCGGATCCCGATCGTGCTGATCACCTCGTTCGCCCGGGTTCCCGGCACCGGCGTCCCACCCGGCGTCACCGTGGTCACCCGCCCGATCCGCCCGGCGCCGCTCTACCGGGCGATGGCCGCGGCCCTGAAAACCCTTGGAGAAAAGCCCGAATCGTCACACGGCCACACCCCGGCCGGGCCACCCGACCCGGCCCCCACCGGTGGGGACGGGCGCGCCGGGCCGCTTCGGGCGTCCACCATCGGCCACCAAGCCACCCACCAAGCCACCCACCGAGCCACCCACCGAGCCACCCACCCGACCGCCGGGAAGCCTCTGCGCATCCTGGTCGCCGACGACCACCCGGTGAACCAGCGTCTGCTGCTCATGCGGCTGGACCGGCTCGGTCACCGCGCCGACCTGGTCAGCAGCGGCACCGAGGCGGTGGCCGCGGTGGCCCGCCGGCCCTATGACGTGGTGCTGATGGACGTGCGGATGCCCGGGCTCGACGGCCTGGAGGCCACCCGGCGGATCCGGGCGAACGGCGGCGAAAACACCCTGGTCAGGCCGAGAATCATCGCGCTCACCGCCGAAGCCGAACCCGGTGCCCGCGAAAGGTGCCTGGCCGCGGGCATGGACGACTATCTCACCAAACCGCTGATCCCCGCTGATCTCGGCGCAGCGCTCGACCGCGCCGTCCGGCACGTCCTCGATCCCGAGAGGGTCTCGCAGCTGAGCGAACTCGTCGGCCACGACCCGGCCGCCCTGGCCGGCCTGGCCGACGACTTCGTCACCGACGCCCCGGCCCTGCTCCACGCGCTCACCACGGACGACCCGGGCACCGCCGCCCACGCGCTGAAGAGCCTGGCCGCGACGTTCGGGGCCACCGACCTGGCCGGGTTGTGCCGGCGCGCCGAGACCGGCACCGGCGACCACGCGGTGCTGGTGAGTGAGATCGGCGCCGAGCTGGAGCGCGTCGTCCCGGCTCTGCGGGCCCTGGGCCGGTAG
- a CDS encoding purine-cytosine permease family protein, with protein sequence MSTVSPPHDNATGAVRAGAAKETLEDYTLRFAPRSYRRWGTGTVAVSALGGIAYLADFAIGANIGISYGTSSALAGIALFAVVIFATGLPLAYYAARYNLDLDLITRGSGFGYYGSVVTNVIFASFTFIFFALEGSIMAQGLNLGLHIPNWLGYALSTVVIFPLVMYGMSLLSKLQLWTTPLWLLLMVAPFGYLVISHPESVGDFFAYRGESGTSGFSTSSMFLAAGVCLSLIAQIAEQIDYLRFMPPRTPDNARRWWTAVLLAGPGWVIFGALKQVVGLFLAVYILANVADGAGVANQPVHQFLEIYRDFLPAPVAMTLAVILVVISQVKINVTNAYSGSLAWTNSWTRVTRNYPGRLVFLGVNLAIALVLMEANMFDFLNTILGFYANCGMSWVVVVASDIAINKYLLKISPMQPEFRRGMLYAVNPVGFGSMIISAGVSILVFFGGLGEGIKPYSPLVAIVLALVLPPVLALATRGRYYLRRTDDGIDAPMYDEYGNPSGEVMECHVCHEQIERPDLTACRTHDAVVCSLCLSQDKVADHVLPAQV encoded by the coding sequence ATGAGCACCGTCAGCCCCCCGCACGACAACGCGACCGGTGCCGTGCGCGCCGGTGCCGCGAAGGAGACCCTGGAGGACTACACCCTCCGCTTCGCCCCGCGCAGCTACCGGCGCTGGGGGACCGGCACCGTGGCCGTGTCCGCCCTCGGCGGCATCGCCTACCTGGCCGACTTCGCGATCGGCGCCAACATCGGCATCTCCTACGGCACCAGCAGCGCCCTGGCCGGGATCGCCCTGTTCGCCGTCGTCATCTTCGCCACCGGCCTGCCGCTGGCCTACTACGCCGCCCGTTACAACCTCGACCTCGACCTGATCACCCGGGGCAGCGGATTCGGTTACTACGGCTCGGTGGTCACGAACGTCATCTTCGCGTCGTTCACGTTCATCTTCTTCGCGCTCGAGGGCTCGATCATGGCGCAGGGCCTGAATCTCGGCCTGCACATCCCGAACTGGCTGGGCTACGCGCTGTCCACCGTCGTCATCTTCCCGCTGGTGATGTACGGCATGTCGCTGCTGAGCAAGCTCCAGCTGTGGACGACACCGCTGTGGCTGCTGCTCATGGTGGCACCGTTCGGCTACCTGGTGATCAGCCACCCGGAGTCGGTCGGCGACTTCTTCGCCTACCGCGGCGAGAGCGGCACCAGCGGGTTCAGCACCAGCTCGATGTTCCTGGCCGCGGGCGTGTGCCTGTCGCTGATCGCGCAGATCGCCGAGCAGATCGACTACCTGCGGTTCATGCCGCCCCGCACCCCGGACAACGCGCGCCGCTGGTGGACCGCGGTGCTGCTGGCCGGGCCGGGCTGGGTGATCTTCGGGGCGCTGAAGCAGGTGGTGGGCCTGTTCCTGGCCGTGTACATCCTGGCGAACGTGGCCGACGGGGCCGGGGTGGCCAACCAGCCCGTGCACCAGTTCCTGGAGATCTACCGCGACTTCCTGCCCGCCCCGGTCGCGATGACCCTGGCCGTCATCCTGGTGGTGATCAGCCAGGTGAAGATCAACGTCACCAACGCCTACTCCGGCTCGCTGGCCTGGACCAACTCCTGGACCCGGGTCACCCGGAACTACCCGGGCCGGCTGGTGTTCCTGGGCGTGAACCTGGCCATCGCGCTGGTGCTGATGGAAGCCAACATGTTCGACTTCCTCAACACCATCCTCGGGTTCTACGCCAACTGCGGCATGTCCTGGGTGGTGGTGGTCGCCTCGGACATCGCGATCAACAAGTACCTGCTGAAGATCTCGCCGATGCAGCCGGAGTTCCGCCGCGGCATGCTCTACGCGGTCAACCCGGTCGGGTTCGGCTCGATGATCATCTCGGCCGGGGTGTCGATCCTGGTGTTCTTCGGCGGTCTCGGTGAGGGCATCAAGCCGTACTCGCCGCTGGTGGCCATCGTGCTGGCCCTGGTGCTGCCGCCGGTGCTGGCCCTGGCCACGCGGGGCCGGTACTACCTGCGGCGCACCGACGACGGCATCGACGCCCCGATGTACGACGAGTACGGCAACCCCTCGGGCGAGGTGATGGAGTGCCACGTCTGCCACGAGCAGATCGAGCGCCCGGACCTGACGGCCTGCCGGACCCACGACGCCGTGGTCTGCTCGCTGTGCCTGAGCCAGGACAAGGTCGCCGACCACGTGCTGCCCGCCCAGGTGTGA
- a CDS encoding DUF3500 domain-containing protein: protein MFASSRLPAGSVARRRTVAAGAALLLTGGALAVGLNAANAAQPGHGQKGRPGHGAMATATPSSAADSDVASVVEAAQTFLATLGDDQLAEAQQEMTEENATAWSNLPCGGTCRPGVAFGDLDDDQLASAKNVLTLALGTGEDTGYAQASQLWLADDLLASDGGGGMPGGSAPTGTDVPTDLPTETPTETPTATATSTETATATASPTATGEATDDVYSNGYGSGRYYLAFLGEPTADGTWMLHFGGHHLAINLTYKNGEVTGTTPFFIGLEPTSWTADDGTEYAPMDDMHQGMLDMLNGLTEEETADAELGDSFSDVLLGPGSDGEFPSAKQGLAVSELTAEQQELVLEAMKPWVSVAADADAAELLEQYREELDETYVGWSGGTGLDTHADYVRIDGPGVWIEFVCQNGVVYSDQIHYHTVYRDHTHDYGGELSF from the coding sequence ATGTTCGCCAGCTCGCGCCTGCCCGCCGGCAGTGTGGCGCGGCGCAGGACCGTCGCTGCCGGAGCGGCCCTGCTGCTGACCGGCGGCGCGCTCGCAGTCGGCCTGAACGCGGCCAACGCGGCCCAGCCCGGGCACGGGCAGAAAGGGCGGCCGGGGCACGGGGCCATGGCCACCGCGACACCGTCCAGCGCGGCCGACTCGGACGTGGCGAGCGTGGTGGAGGCCGCCCAGACGTTTCTCGCCACGCTCGGCGACGACCAGCTGGCCGAGGCCCAGCAGGAGATGACCGAGGAGAACGCCACCGCTTGGTCCAACCTGCCGTGCGGCGGAACGTGCCGCCCCGGAGTGGCTTTCGGCGACCTCGACGACGATCAGCTGGCCTCTGCCAAGAACGTGCTGACGCTCGCCCTGGGCACCGGTGAGGACACCGGGTACGCCCAGGCCAGCCAGCTGTGGCTGGCCGACGACCTGCTCGCCTCGGACGGCGGTGGCGGGATGCCGGGCGGTTCCGCGCCCACCGGGACCGACGTCCCCACCGATCTCCCGACCGAAACGCCCACCGAAACACCCACTGCCACAGCGACGTCCACGGAAACCGCGACCGCCACCGCCTCGCCCACGGCGACCGGCGAGGCGACCGACGACGTGTACTCCAACGGCTACGGCAGCGGCCGGTACTATCTCGCGTTCCTCGGCGAGCCGACCGCGGACGGCACCTGGATGCTGCACTTCGGCGGTCATCACCTGGCGATCAACCTGACCTACAAAAACGGTGAGGTCACCGGGACCACGCCGTTCTTCATCGGCCTGGAGCCGACCAGCTGGACCGCCGACGACGGCACCGAGTACGCGCCGATGGACGACATGCATCAGGGCATGCTGGACATGCTGAACGGTCTGACCGAGGAGGAGACGGCGGACGCCGAGCTCGGCGACTCGTTCAGCGACGTGCTGCTCGGCCCGGGTTCGGACGGCGAGTTCCCCTCCGCCAAGCAGGGTCTCGCGGTCAGTGAGCTCACCGCCGAGCAGCAGGAACTCGTGCTGGAGGCGATGAAGCCGTGGGTGTCGGTGGCGGCCGACGCGGACGCCGCCGAACTGCTGGAGCAGTACCGCGAAGAGCTGGACGAGACCTACGTCGGCTGGTCGGGCGGCACCGGCCTGGACACCCACGCGGACTACGTCCGTATCGACGGGCCGGGCGTGTGGATCGAGTTCGTCTGCCAGAACGGCGTGGTCTACTCCGACCAGATCCATTACCACACGGTGTATCGCGACCACACGCATGACTACGGCGGGGAGCTCTCCTTCTGA
- a CDS encoding sigma-70 family RNA polymerase sigma factor has translation MSAPHDLTAGFEEHRPRLTALAHRMLGSRAEAEDAVQETWLRLSRSTTGRADGIENLGGWLTTVTARICLNLLRARRDEPVGMQPPDPEVTGGGIVPGTPADPAQEAVLADEVGLAMLVVLNTLPPAERLTFVLHDLFAVPFDEIARIVGRTPAATRQLASRARRRVRDNPVHDPGPVTPLAGQQAVVEAFLAAARDGDLEGLLALLAPDVVLRPDVSVPVRGADAVARKAVLFSDPANQVRRTVLDGAAGLVSFRDGEPVSALRFTVSAGRITAIHLETSAERLRQLGFR, from the coding sequence ATGTCCGCGCCGCACGATCTCACCGCCGGCTTCGAGGAGCACCGGCCCCGGCTCACCGCCCTGGCCCACCGGATGCTCGGCTCCCGCGCCGAGGCGGAGGACGCCGTGCAGGAGACCTGGTTGCGACTGTCCCGGTCCACCACCGGCCGGGCGGACGGGATCGAGAACCTCGGCGGCTGGCTGACCACGGTGACGGCGCGGATCTGCCTGAACCTGCTGCGGGCCCGGCGCGACGAGCCCGTCGGCATGCAGCCGCCCGACCCGGAGGTGACCGGAGGGGGCATCGTGCCGGGCACACCCGCCGACCCGGCGCAGGAGGCCGTGCTGGCCGACGAGGTCGGGCTCGCGATGCTGGTCGTGCTGAACACGCTGCCCCCCGCCGAGCGGCTCACGTTCGTGCTGCACGATCTGTTCGCGGTGCCGTTCGACGAGATCGCCCGCATCGTCGGCCGCACCCCTGCCGCCACCCGTCAGCTGGCCAGCCGGGCCCGCCGCCGGGTGCGCGACAACCCGGTGCACGACCCGGGTCCGGTCACCCCCCTGGCCGGGCAGCAGGCCGTGGTGGAGGCGTTTCTCGCCGCGGCCCGGGACGGCGACCTCGAGGGGCTGCTCGCCCTGCTCGCCCCCGACGTCGTTCTGCGCCCGGATGTCTCGGTGCCGGTGCGCGGCGCGGACGCGGTGGCCCGCAAGGCGGTCCTGTTCTCCGACCCGGCGAACCAGGTGCGGCGGACCGTGCTCGACGGGGCCGCCGGGCTGGTCTCGTTCCGCGACGGCGAGCCGGTCTCCGCCCTGCGCTTCACCGTGTCGGCCGGCCGGATCACGGCGATCCACCTGGAGACGTCGGCCGAACGGTTGCGGCAGCTCGGGTTCCGGTGA
- a CDS encoding carboxymuconolactone decarboxylase family protein, which produces MQARISHPIGIFPEALTALVAFSGSTGSTLPESTRNLVHLRASQINGCSVCLHLHAADLRRAGESEERIATVAGWRDAPWFTDAERAALALTEASTRLADRADAVPDGIWQQAARHYDEKQLAALVIAIASINAWNRLNVATQAIAGALGG; this is translated from the coding sequence ATGCAGGCACGTATCAGCCACCCGATCGGTATCTTCCCCGAGGCGCTCACCGCCCTGGTCGCCTTCTCCGGCTCGACCGGCAGCACCCTGCCGGAGTCCACCCGCAACCTCGTTCACCTCCGGGCCAGCCAGATCAACGGGTGCAGCGTCTGCCTGCACCTGCACGCGGCCGACCTGCGCAGGGCCGGTGAGAGCGAGGAGCGGATCGCCACCGTGGCCGGCTGGCGCGACGCCCCCTGGTTCACCGACGCCGAACGGGCCGCCCTGGCCCTGACCGAGGCCTCCACCCGGCTCGCCGACCGGGCCGACGCCGTTCCCGACGGCATCTGGCAGCAGGCCGCCCGCCACTACGACGAGAAGCAGCTCGCGGCACTGGTCATCGCGATCGCGTCGATCAACGCCTGGAACCGCCTCAACGTGGCCACCCAGGCGATCGCGGGTGCGCTCGGGGGCTGA